The Neurospora crassa OR74A linkage group V, whole genome shotgun sequence sequence GGGATCTCGGTTTGCTGATCAACTGTGTCATTGCAGGCGCAACAATGTGGCCAAGCTATTATACCTCTTCACCCTCGGTGAGCGCACTCACTTCGGTCAGATCGAGTGTTTGAAGCTCCTGGCCTCTCCGCGCTTCGCCGACAAGCGTCTGGGCCATCTCGCGACAAGTTTGCTGCTCGACGAAAACCAGGAAGTGCTTACTCTGGTTACCAACTCATTGCAAAAGTATGGTGCCCAGGAAGACGATTATGGGTGCGCAACGTGATGCTGACGCTCGGCTCGACAGTGATCTTAACCATTCGAATCAGTATGTGGTGGGCCTCGCCCTCTGCACCCTCGGAAACATCGCATCGGTCGAGATGTCTAGAGACCTGTTTCCCCAAATCGAAACACTTATATCGACGACAAACCCATACATCCGGCGCAAGGCAGCTCTGTGTGCGATGCGCATATGCAAAAAGGTCCCGGATCTCCAAGAACACTTTGTCGAGAAGGCGGCGCAATTACTATCGGATCGCAACCATGGCGTGTTGCTTTGCGGCTTGACATTGGTGACCAGCCTTTGTGAAGCTGACGAGGCCGAGGGTGGGGAAGAGGGCATCATTGAGAAGTTCAGGCAGTTCGTGCCGGTACTCGTGAGGACTCTCAAAGGACTGGCTTCTTCCGGTTATGCGCCGGAGCACGACGTTACGGGCATCACCGACCCGTTCTTGCAGGTCAAGATTTTGCGCCTTCTCCGAGTCCTGGCCCGCGGCGATGCTCAGACTACGGAGCAGATCAACGATATCCTCGCTCAGGTTGCGACCAACACCGACGCTACTAAGAACGTTGGCAACTCGATCCTTTACGAGGCCGTACTGACGATTCTCGATATCGAGGCCGATGCCGGCTTGCGCGTGCTGGGAGTCAACATCCTCGGCAAGTTCTTGGCTAACAAGGACAACAATATCCGTTATGTTGCGCTAAACACGCTGGTCAAGGTGGTGGCCATCGACACCAACGCTGTACAAAGACACCGGAACACCATTTTGGAGTGCCTTAGGGACCCCGACATCAGTATCAGGAGGAGAGCTCTTGATCTGAGTTTCACCCTAATCAACGAGAGCAACGTCCGCGTCCTTATCCGAGAATTGTTGGCTTTCCTGGAAGTGGCGGATAATGAGTTTAAGCCTAATATGACTAGCCAGATCGGTATCGCCGCTGATAGGTACGCCCCGAACAAGAGGTGGCATGTCGATACGATGCTCCGTGTCTTGACGTTGGCCGGTAACTACGTCAAGGAGCCCATCCTGTCCTCGTTCATTCGCCTTATCGCTACGACTCCCGAGCTACAAACGTACGCCGTGCAAAAGCTTTACACCAACTTGAAGAAGGATATCACCCAAGAAAGTCTGACGCAGGCCGGCGCGTGGTGCATCGGTGAATATGGCGACGCTCTTCTCAGGGGTGGTCAgtatgaggaggaggagctcgtacaggaggtcaaggagcaTGAACTTATCGACTTGTTCACAACCATCTTGAACAGCAACTACGCTACCCAAGTCACCACCGAGTACATCATCACGGCACTCATCAAGCTCACCACTAGGCTGCAAGACGCAACCCAAATCGAGAGAGTTCGCCGTCTGCTTCAGTACCACCAGACAAGTCTGGATGTCGAAGTTCAACAGCGTGCGGTGGAATACGGCAACCTGTTTTCTTTTGATCAGATCCGTCGTGGTGTGCTTGAGAAgatgcctcctcctcaaatCAAGGAGTCCTCCCGAGTACTTGGTGAAGCTGCCAAGAAGACCACCAAGGCGGCGGGCAAGAAGACTAACAAGGCTGCCAAGCCCAAGGAAGAGGATCTCTTATTCGACCTCATGGGAGACACCAATCTCCCGTCTCCTTCTGTTCCCAACGGCGGGACGAACAATGCCGACCTCCTTGCCGATATTCTCGGCGGCACCACTTCGCCTCCGACCTCGGCCTCGCCGGCTCCCGCACAGTCAAACGTTGCCTCGATCATGGATCTCTTTTCGCAGGGACCTACCTCCACTCCGTCTCCCGCACCTGCACCAGCGGCTGCTCCATCAGCAGTCCTTGATCTCTTCAACACCACTCCGGCCGCCGCTtcggctccggctcctcAAGCGGCGCCCAAGCCCGCTGCTGCGGCCGGCCATGCTTGCTACGACAACAACGGACTGAACGTCACCATCCAAATACAGCGAAATGCCGAAGGCATGATCCAGGCTACGGCTCGCTTCCGCAACTCGTTCCCTGGCGGTCCGCTTTCGGCTGTCGGGTTGCAGGCGGCGGTGCCCAAATCTCAGAAGCTACAGCTGCTCAATATTTCGTCGACGGATATTGCGCCGGGGGCGGAGGCGACGCAAATGATGAGAGTCGCGGGTTGCACTGGGGTAGGTTCAATTCAGTTTATGTCCTTTTTCCATATTTAGATAAAGTTGCTAACAAGTTTTGTGCACAGGCTTTGCGTCTACGTCTCAAGATAGGATATACACACCCTACGGCGGGACAGGTATTGGATCTGGTCAACTGGACGGAGCCCTCTTGAATGGACGATGGGGAAGGATGAGTTATGGAGGGGGCAGCAAGGGTGAGAGgggagagagaagaaagagtgATCGTAATGTTAACGTATTAGCTATTGAATGGTCAAGTCACATACCCTTTGATTACAGGGTAGACCACAGAGTACCGACAAGAAACAGGACAAGGTATAGAGAGGAAACCAAAACGAAGCAGCCGATTTATTGCCAAGGCGTACATCGTTACTAAGTCTACTATTCTTTTGCAGACTGTTTGCCGAGGGCTCAAGCATGCGTATTTCAAGTTACTATCTATCCCCTTCTCTTCACCCAAAAGGCTGTGAATCTCCATAGTAAGCACTCGGTCATTGCGCTTATCACTTTAGCACCAACCCTCTGTTGACATTTGGTTTTATTTGTTCATCTCCCACTACTCAAGTCCAGCAATCTCTcaccctttcctcttccgacCATGGTTGATGATCAGGCAGTCAGCCCGGTATTACTAACAAGAGTTTTATATCCATAGCTCGTGCTATCCATCTGTCATTTATCCAACACAATGTGCCTGTTTGGCGCCGCCATTAACGCCCTCTTTgtggtgtaggtaggtataaatatgCAAGTGATTGCACATGAAAAATTGTTGAGAAACAAAGACaaaggagagaaaagaaacaaaaagaagaagaagaagaagatgccTCCTCCATAAAATACATggtatctttttttttggtgctTGTTTTTGGTTTGATTTTCCACATCCGATATTCAGTCACTGAGTGACATCCCAGAAGAGTTTTTTAGTTGCCATAAAACCAGTACCTATTTTTCCAACAATGTTAGCCAccatcccgtcccgtcttTGTTTACAAAGTTTTCATGAGGTAGTTTTGAAGGGatagataaaaaaaaaagacttactGAGCAGCATACTGCACCTCGAAATGCTCCGGCATCCCCTGACACGTCTCGGGCGCGCTTCCTCCCGCCGTCTCTACCCTATACACCTCCTGCAGTCCGCCCGTCGCTCCCGGGCGTGTAACCAACTTCAACCAAGCAACCGCCTTTTCCCCTTGCTGGCCCCTCGGCGCCGCTTCTGGGGCAGGCGTACTGCTGTTCTTGGCACACGGCGCCTCACCAATCTTCCACTGCGAGGCATCCATGTTGAAAAAGGGCGTGGATGCGTTGGTGAAGTAGTGAGCGCCTGAGACGGCCATGCCGGAGGTGGGCGCGAGGGTCTGTttgagaaaagaaggagggaaagggagggcGGAAGCGACGGAGGAAGCGATGGAGGCGAGGTCGGAGAGGTTGAAGTTCAGGGAGACAGTGGACAACATGGCGCCGATGTCGGGGTAGGCGGAGACGATGCAGGAGGCGTTGAAAAGAGAGGCGACGGCGCCATTGGCGACGGGAGCCGCGGTGGGGGTGGAAGGGTCGCAGGTGTAGTTTTGGGTGCCACGGCCGAGGGCGACGTGGCGGAGGGTTAGGCcgaaggaaggaggtggaaggggagagggagctGGAGAGAGGGTGAGATTTTTGTTAGTATGAGCTCAGGTAGGTGAATGAGAGGGGATGGGCTGAGAGGCTTACCTTGGGGCATGACCACCTTGGAGAGATCACATGTTGGTACGGCGCTCTCGAACTTGCTTTGTTGGATCTTGACCGCGAGGAGGTTGAAGTACTCTGATATTTTCTTGAGGGAGTCGGCGGGAGCTGAGTGGGCGTTGATCTCAGGGAGTAGTGGGGCGGCCATAATGGAGGAGACGCTGAGCGCCGAGAGGAATAGTGAGGCACGCATTGTGATgttgtgtttgttgttgtgtagTGTGATTGAGAAAGATGATCAAGTAAGTTGTTGCTTTTTGTCGTTGTCCAATAATGAAAGCCGCCTTCCTAAAGAAAACTAATAACCACCAGTGGTTCTTTTTGTTGCCGAGACTGGGTatcgtgatgatgatgatgatgatgaataGGAAATCGTCGAAACCCGTTAAGAGACGAACAGAACCCAGGAAACCCGTGATATAAGAAAacccaaaaagaaaacaactGAAAGACGACCCTCAAAGAAATAATCCAACCAGTGAATATGCTAGTGAGATCAAATAGGAGGTcggtagaagaaggaggaggacgaggaggaggctccAGATGGCAGATATATGAGAATCGGTCTGGAAGAAGAGTATGTCGATCTTGACCCTCCATCATCTGCCCAGGAGCGGCGGCTTTGGAGGGCTAAATAGATTAAGCAGTCCCATTCACACGTTTGACTGGACCAGAGAGACGCAACGCTCTTACGGGACGGCGGCACAGGGACACACGCTCACCCATGTTTACACGCACTCACTCACACACTTCGCTTGGGGAGTACGTACTCAAAAAGTATGGTAGAGACCATGGAGGGTATGGTAGCGCTACGCGGTACTACACTAGGTACTATCCCTGACGTTCAAGACATCCTGGATGACCGTGGATGCCCCTGGTGAGGACACTTGAGAGGGAACACTGCATGTTTAGTGGTTCGGTGGGCAGCCGCCGGTGCTCCCgtcgaaaaagaagagcgTGGGTGGTGGTCTGGAGGACGAAAGACAAGAGACCGACCGTCAAGAGAAGACCGCAAGGCCCAAGTCCGTCCCCTGTCCCCGTGTCCCCCAGAATTGGAAGGTTAGAGGTTGATTGGATGAAC is a genomic window containing:
- a CDS encoding AP-1 complex subunit gamma-1, with product MSSLKQFIRNVRAAKTIADERAVIQKESAAIRASFREESHDHSVRRNNVAKLLYLFTLGERTHFGQIECLKLLASPRFADKRLGHLATSLLLDENQEVLTLVTNSLQNDLNHSNQYVVGLALCTLGNIASVEMSRDLFPQIETLISTTNPYIRRKAALCAMRICKKVPDLQEHFVEKAAQLLSDRNHGVLLCGLTLVTSLCEADEAEGGEEGIIEKFRQFVPVLVRTLKGLASSGYAPEHDVTGITDPFLQVKILRLLRVLARGDAQTTEQINDILAQVATNTDATKNVGNSILYEAVLTILDIEADAGLRVLGVNILGKFLANKDNNIRYVALNTLVKVVAIDTNAVQRHRNTILECLRDPDISIRRRALDLSFTLINESNVRVLIRELLAFLEVADNEFKPNMTSQIGIAADRYAPNKRWHVDTMLRVLTLAGNYVKEPILSSFIRLIATTPELQTYAVQKLYTNLKKDITQESLTQAGAWCIGEYGDALLRGGQYEEEELVQEVKEHELIDLFTTILNSNYATQVTTEYIITALIKLTTRLQDATQIERVRRLLQYHQTSLDVEVQQRAVEYGNLFSFDQIRRGVLEKMPPPQIKESSRVLGEAAKKTTKAAGKKTNKAAKPKEEDLLFDLMGDTNLPSPSVPNGGTNNADLLADILGGTTSPPTSASPAPAQSNVASIMDLFSQGPTSTPSPAPAPAAAPSAVLDLFNTTPAAASAPAPQAAPKPAAAAGHACYDNNGLNVTIQIQRNAEGMIQATARFRNSFPGGPLSAVGLQAAVPKSQKLQLLNISSTDIAPGAEATQMMRVAGCTGALRLRLKIGYTHPTAGQVLDLVNWTEPS
- a CDS encoding malate dehydrogenase; the encoded protein is MRASLFLSALSVSSIMAAPLLPEINAHSAPADSLKKISEYFNLLAVKIQQSKFESAVPTCDLSKVVMPQAPSPLPPPSFGLTLRHVALGRGTQNYTCDPSTPTAAPVANGAVASLFNASCIVSAYPDIGAMLSTVSLNFNLSDLASIASSVASALPFPPSFLKQTLAPTSGMAVSGAHYFTNASTPFFNMDASQWKIGEAPCAKNSSTPAPEAAPRGQQGEKAVAWLKLVTRPGATGGLQEVYRVETAGGSAPETCQGMPEHFEVQYAAQYWFYGN